A genomic segment from Paenibacillus sp. FSL K6-1096 encodes:
- a CDS encoding histidine kinase, giving the protein MIRTNSIVFKFTLQMAVILAILLSVLVLSNIYSLEVLRSNALTSSRNTLALYQANIHNNFNNFSKDLIEVFDRNIDAAVNTAGLDESSKYFKVQQLKNNLQAKMAGSYSSDGMFIRLPGGLVLEQFNARIGSEDKLALVDYLNTQEFSAAAPRQNGEWQVFRLRGEYYLYKYITYSGVSFGSFVQAGNLLAMVDRGAGDQNRYVLSTTEGRVLAASHIGLPQAEITLESLTRTYHGSYLIVSEPIGEFGRITNMVAKGSLFSGLKLIQWGIALLAVLSVIVVPLVLRFLARDVLRPILELVKAAKAVEQGQTEYQIPRGAPYSLEFRKLFHALESMVSEIKALKIQSYEEQIETSRAEIKYLQMQIRPHFFLNAISTITSLTYQNKNEEIRSLIHSLSEHLRYMFRGGLTEVTLEEEIRHTENYIRMQEIRYPEQIFYMTEMSDEVRYVPVPQFIIQTFTENIFKHAMFVQELLSIFIRARMTLRDGILMAWIVIEDNGAGFAREWLDAQEQAETAEDGAKVGIANIRRTLQLLYKRDDLLKLSNNTESAGARVELWIPVRPADPPIQKEE; this is encoded by the coding sequence ATGATCCGAACGAACAGCATCGTATTCAAATTCACCTTACAGATGGCCGTGATTCTGGCGATCCTGCTGTCAGTCCTTGTGCTGAGCAATATCTACTCCCTGGAGGTGCTGCGCAGCAATGCCTTAACAAGCTCGCGCAATACGCTTGCCCTCTATCAGGCGAACATCCACAACAACTTCAATAACTTCTCCAAGGATCTGATCGAGGTGTTCGACCGCAACATTGATGCCGCAGTGAATACAGCAGGGCTGGATGAGAGCAGTAAATACTTCAAGGTCCAGCAGCTCAAAAACAATCTGCAGGCCAAAATGGCCGGCAGCTATTCCAGCGACGGTATGTTCATCCGGCTGCCCGGAGGGCTGGTCCTGGAGCAATTCAATGCCCGGATCGGATCGGAGGACAAGCTGGCGCTGGTGGATTATCTGAATACGCAGGAATTCAGTGCTGCTGCGCCCAGGCAGAACGGGGAATGGCAGGTGTTCCGGCTGCGGGGCGAGTACTATCTGTATAAATATATTACCTATTCGGGGGTCAGCTTCGGCAGCTTCGTCCAGGCCGGGAACCTGTTAGCGATGGTAGACAGAGGGGCGGGCGACCAGAACCGGTATGTGCTGAGCACAACGGAGGGCAGGGTGCTGGCTGCCAGTCATATCGGCCTGCCCCAGGCGGAGATCACACTGGAGAGCTTAACCCGGACGTACCATGGCAGCTACCTGATTGTGTCCGAGCCGATCGGCGAGTTCGGCCGGATCACCAATATGGTCGCCAAGGGCAGTCTGTTCTCGGGACTGAAGCTGATCCAGTGGGGGATTGCGCTGCTGGCCGTGCTCTCCGTCATCGTGGTGCCGCTTGTGCTACGGTTCCTGGCCAGGGATGTGCTGAGGCCGATTCTGGAGCTGGTCAAGGCCGCGAAGGCGGTCGAGCAAGGGCAGACCGAGTACCAAATTCCGCGGGGAGCCCCGTATTCGCTGGAGTTCAGGAAGCTGTTCCATGCGCTGGAGTCCATGGTCAGCGAGATCAAGGCGCTGAAGATCCAGTCGTATGAGGAGCAGATCGAGACCAGCCGTGCGGAGATCAAATATCTGCAGATGCAGATCCGCCCGCATTTTTTCCTGAATGCCATCTCGACCATCACCAGCCTGACCTATCAGAACAAAAATGAAGAAATCCGCAGCCTGATTCACTCCCTGTCGGAGCATCTCCGGTATATGTTCAGGGGCGGGCTGACGGAAGTGACGCTGGAGGAAGAGATCCGCCACACCGAGAATTATATCCGGATGCAGGAGATCCGTTATCCTGAACAAATCTTCTACATGACGGAGATGAGCGATGAAGTCCGGTACGTACCGGTTCCGCAGTTCATCATTCAGACCTTCACGGAGAATATATTCAAGCATGCGATGTTCGTTCAGGAGCTGCTGTCGATCTTCATCCGGGCGCGAATGACCCTGAGAGACGGCATCCTGATGGCCTGGATTGTAATTGAGGATAACGGCGCGGGCTTCGCCCGGGAGTGGCTGGACGCCCAGGAGCAAGCGGAGACAGCGGAGGATGGAGCCAAGGTCGGCATTGCCAATATCCGCCGGACGCTGCAGCTTCTCTACAAACGGGATGATCTGCTTAAGCTGTCCAATAATACAGAGTCTGCAGGCGCAAGAGTGGAGCTATGGATTCCGGTGAGACCGGCAGACCCCCCTATCCAGAAGGAGGAATAA
- a CDS encoding alpha/beta hydrolase-fold protein → MMATMQISLFSASLKREVTISAILPVDLPEGWGLPAWSGQPLKSLYLLHGFSGSHNDWLNFSRIRELADRHQVAVFMPAGENRFYVNDELREEYYGEYIGRELVDFTRKLFPLSAAREDTWIGGLSMGGYGAIRNGLKYAERFGRIIALSSALIPYRVANIAPDYKDGIASYSYYASVFGDLSKLLGSDKDPEQLVRDVKAQGLALPELYMACGTEDMLLDVNRRFHQFLLDEQAAHYYEEGPGDHNWVYWDKHIEAALGWATKSAN, encoded by the coding sequence ATGATGGCTACAATGCAAATCAGCCTGTTCTCGGCAAGTCTGAAGCGGGAAGTCACGATTAGTGCAATACTGCCGGTGGATCTGCCGGAGGGCTGGGGACTGCCGGCCTGGTCGGGCCAGCCTTTGAAATCACTTTATCTGCTGCATGGCTTCTCCGGCAGCCATAACGACTGGCTGAACTTCTCAAGAATCAGGGAGCTGGCGGACAGGCATCAGGTGGCGGTGTTCATGCCGGCCGGGGAGAACCGCTTCTATGTGAATGATGAGCTGCGGGAGGAATACTACGGGGAGTATATCGGCAGGGAGCTGGTAGACTTCACCCGCAAGCTGTTCCCGCTGTCGGCGGCCCGCGAGGATACCTGGATCGGCGGCTTATCGATGGGCGGCTACGGAGCGATCCGTAACGGGCTGAAATATGCGGAGCGCTTCGGGCGCATTATCGCTTTGTCCTCGGCCTTAATTCCGTATAGAGTTGCCAATATTGCCCCAGACTATAAAGACGGAATTGCCAGTTATTCCTACTATGCCAGCGTCTTCGGCGATCTGAGCAAGCTGCTCGGCAGCGACAAGGACCCCGAGCAGCTGGTGCGTGATGTGAAGGCGCAGGGGCTTGCCCTGCCGGAGCTGTACATGGCGTGCGGCACCGAGGACATGCTGCTGGATGTGAACCGCCGGTTCCACCAGTTCCTCCTAGATGAGCAGGCTGCCCATTACTATGAAGAAGGCCCTGGCGACCATAACTGGGTGTACTGGGATAAGCATATCGAGGCTGCGCTGGGCTGGGCGACCAAGTCGGCTAATTAA
- the gtfA gene encoding sucrose phosphorylase has translation MTLKNQVQLITYPDSLGGGLKQLHQVLHGPLDGLFAGGLHILPPFPSSGDRGFAPLTYLEIEPAFGTWEDIRRIGAEFDVLVDLMVNHISRQSPYFQDFLAKGRASEYADLFLTLDKIWEDGVPVQSDIDKMFLRRPLPYSSYTLGSGEEEKVWTTFGKTDPSEQIDLDVHSPLTRDLLRQFFLNFKQQNVRIVRLDAVGYVIKKLGTSCFFVEPEIYEFLGWIKEMADSLEIELLPEVHSHYSIQQKLSDYGCWIYDFILPYRVLEALTGRTNTALYDYLRTRPHKQFTMLDCHDGIPVKPDLDDLIDTKEARELVDLCVERGANLSLILSEEHKAPDGFDVHQIRCTYYSALNEDDDAYLAARAIQFFAPGIPQVYYVGLLAGRNDLEQVALTGEGREINRHNYTLEEIEAESQREVVQRLMKLIRFRNEYGAFGGNFRVLDAADDEIRLMWEQGSEHCKLHINLQSYQTVIEYIDEQGQEAVYWV, from the coding sequence ATGACACTGAAGAATCAAGTACAGCTGATTACCTATCCCGATTCGCTGGGCGGCGGCCTGAAGCAGCTTCATCAGGTGCTGCATGGACCGCTTGACGGCCTGTTCGCCGGGGGGCTTCACATTCTTCCGCCTTTTCCGTCCTCGGGGGACCGCGGCTTCGCTCCTTTGACTTACCTGGAGATTGAGCCTGCGTTCGGCACCTGGGAGGATATACGCCGCATCGGCGCTGAATTCGATGTGCTGGTGGATCTGATGGTGAATCATATCTCCAGGCAGTCACCGTACTTCCAGGACTTCCTGGCTAAGGGCCGGGCCTCGGAATATGCCGATCTGTTCCTTACGCTGGATAAAATATGGGAGGATGGAGTCCCTGTACAGTCCGACATTGATAAAATGTTCCTGCGGCGTCCTCTGCCTTATTCCTCCTACACCCTCGGCAGCGGGGAAGAAGAGAAGGTCTGGACGACCTTCGGCAAGACCGATCCTTCCGAGCAGATTGATCTTGACGTTCATTCTCCGCTGACCCGGGACCTGCTGCGGCAGTTCTTCCTGAATTTCAAGCAGCAGAATGTGCGGATTGTCAGGCTGGATGCGGTCGGGTATGTGATTAAGAAGCTGGGCACTAGCTGTTTTTTTGTGGAGCCGGAGATCTATGAATTCCTGGGTTGGATCAAAGAGATGGCCGACTCGCTGGAGATTGAGCTGCTGCCCGAAGTGCATTCCCACTACAGCATTCAACAGAAGCTGTCCGATTACGGATGCTGGATCTACGACTTCATCCTGCCTTACCGGGTGCTTGAAGCCCTGACCGGCAGAACCAATACAGCGCTGTATGATTATCTGCGGACCCGCCCGCACAAGCAGTTCACCATGCTGGATTGCCATGACGGCATTCCGGTGAAGCCCGATCTGGATGATCTGATCGATACGAAGGAGGCCCGGGAGCTGGTAGACCTCTGCGTAGAGCGGGGAGCGAACTTGAGCCTGATTCTGTCGGAGGAGCATAAAGCGCCGGACGGCTTCGATGTGCATCAGATCCGCTGTACCTATTACAGTGCGCTGAATGAGGATGACGACGCGTATCTGGCGGCAAGGGCGATCCAGTTCTTCGCGCCGGGGATTCCACAGGTCTATTATGTGGGTCTGTTGGCTGGCCGAAACGACCTGGAGCAGGTGGCCCTAACGGGTGAAGGACGGGAGATTAACCGCCATAACTATACGCTGGAGGAGATTGAAGCCGAATCGCAGCGCGAGGTGGTACAGCGGCTGATGAAGCTGATCCGCTTCCGCAATGAGTACGGTGCCTTCGGAGGAAACTTCCGGGTGCTGGATGCGGCCGATGACGAGATCCGGCTGATGTGGGAGCAGGGTTCGGAACATTGCAAGCTGCATATTAACCTGCAAAGTTATCAGACTGTTATCGAATATATAGATGAGCAGGGACAGGAAGCGGTATACTGGGTCTGA
- a CDS encoding sugar kinase: MFNFDEAIPFEEKKNDVLTVGELLVDMISNEYGDAIECNGYTRHFGGSPSNIALNVNKLGIRSQVASAVGRDSLGSFLINTLQHAGMDISGIQQVEESTSMVVITKSRATPVPIFYRAADCRLEYNEALEQALIQSRIVHFSCWPVSRQPSRNTLERVIAAARKHKLLIGFDPNYHPAIWQQGEDGAAYVKALIPQVDIIKPSEDDAARLFGPGTPEEQLARFLALGAKLVILTLGKDGALVSNGHETLAFPTKADRIEDTTGAGDAFWSGFYTAVVKGYTLRAALESGLAVSAYKLKYTGAVVALPALEAIQEEYNL; the protein is encoded by the coding sequence ATGTTTAATTTTGACGAGGCCATACCGTTTGAAGAGAAGAAGAATGATGTGCTGACAGTAGGCGAGCTGCTCGTGGATATGATCTCCAATGAGTATGGCGATGCCATCGAATGTAACGGCTATACCCGGCATTTCGGCGGGTCGCCGTCGAATATTGCCCTCAATGTGAATAAGCTGGGCATCCGGTCGCAGGTTGCTTCTGCGGTGGGACGGGACAGCCTGGGCAGCTTCCTGATTAACACATTACAGCATGCCGGTATGGACATCAGCGGCATTCAGCAGGTGGAGGAATCGACCAGCATGGTGGTGATTACGAAAAGCCGGGCGACACCGGTCCCGATCTTCTACCGCGCAGCGGATTGCCGGCTGGAGTATAACGAGGCGCTGGAGCAGGCCCTGATTCAATCGAGAATCGTTCACTTCTCCTGCTGGCCGGTCTCCAGACAGCCGTCACGGAATACGCTGGAACGGGTGATTGCAGCCGCCAGGAAGCATAAGCTGCTGATTGGCTTCGATCCTAATTATCATCCGGCGATATGGCAGCAGGGGGAGGACGGGGCCGCTTATGTCAAAGCGCTGATCCCGCAGGTGGACATCATTAAGCCCTCGGAGGATGATGCCGCGCGCCTGTTCGGTCCCGGAACCCCGGAGGAGCAGCTGGCCAGATTCCTGGCGCTGGGTGCAAAGCTGGTCATTCTGACGCTGGGCAAGGATGGCGCTCTGGTCTCCAATGGACATGAGACGCTGGCGTTCCCTACCAAGGCGGACAGAATCGAAGATACGACGGGAGCAGGAGATGCCTTCTGGTCGGGCTTCTACACCGCTGTAGTCAAAGGCTACACGCTTAGAGCGGCGCTGGAGTCCGGGCTTGCCGTCAGCGCTTATAAATTGAAATATACAGGTGCGGTAGTAGCGCTGCCTGCGCTGGAAGCGATCCAAGAAGAATATAACCTGTAG
- a CDS encoding alpha/beta hydrolase, whose product MDFIHRIAPELQEGAAGLPPLQLPEGLAAARSSVPMPAESLDGVRITERVVSVSGAQPVPVRIYEPANRNDHALPALLWTHGGGYILGNPGGDDALCGRFVQAANCVIVSPDYRLAPEHPFPAAIEDSYTALAWLAEDGNELKIDRSRIAVGGASAGGGLAAALALMARDKGGPALCFQLPLYPMLDDRNLTPSSHEITHPALWNRANNLTAWEMVLGAAAGGAEVSPYAAPARAGDLAGLPPAYICIGQLDLFRDETMEYVTRLAQAGVAVEFHLYPGGYHGFEHVVPEAEVSRRAMQEYIHALAKALNS is encoded by the coding sequence ATGGATTTCATTCACCGCATTGCCCCTGAATTACAAGAGGGAGCAGCCGGCTTGCCGCCGCTGCAATTGCCGGAAGGACTGGCCGCCGCCAGAAGCAGTGTTCCCATGCCTGCCGAATCACTGGACGGCGTACGCATTACAGAACGGGTAGTGTCCGTGTCCGGCGCTCAGCCTGTACCGGTTAGAATCTACGAGCCGGCCAACAGAAATGACCATGCGCTGCCTGCTCTGCTCTGGACGCATGGCGGCGGCTATATTCTGGGAAATCCCGGCGGGGATGATGCTCTATGCGGCCGCTTCGTCCAAGCGGCCAATTGTGTCATTGTGTCGCCCGACTACCGGCTGGCTCCGGAGCATCCGTTCCCGGCAGCCATCGAGGACAGCTATACGGCACTGGCATGGCTGGCGGAAGACGGGAATGAGCTTAAGATTGACCGTTCACGGATTGCTGTCGGGGGTGCCAGCGCAGGCGGCGGTCTGGCGGCGGCCCTGGCTCTGATGGCCCGGGATAAGGGCGGTCCCGCCCTCTGCTTCCAGCTTCCGCTGTACCCCATGCTTGATGACCGCAATCTGACCCCCTCCAGCCATGAGATTACCCATCCTGCACTGTGGAACCGGGCGAACAATCTGACCGCCTGGGAGATGGTTCTTGGCGCCGCTGCCGGAGGAGCGGAGGTTTCGCCTTATGCGGCTCCTGCCCGGGCCGGGGATCTGGCGGGCCTGCCGCCTGCCTATATCTGCATCGGGCAGCTCGACCTGTTCCGCGATGAGACGATGGAATATGTAACCCGGCTGGCGCAGGCCGGTGTGGCGGTGGAATTCCATCTGTACCCGGGCGGGTACCACGGCTTCGAGCATGTGGTGCCGGAGGCCGAGGTTAGCCGCAGAGCGATGCAGGAGTATATCCATGCGCTGGCGAAGGCCCTGAACTCTTAA
- a CDS encoding LacI family DNA-binding transcriptional regulator, producing MTVTIKDVAEKAGVSVTTVSRVLNNRGYLSEQLKHKVNSAMEELNYHPSEVARSLLRKKSNIIGLILPDISHPFFGEVTKHIEAYAYEQGYKLMLCNSLHHKKKEKEYIDLLRASRVDGIIMGSHTMSVNDYKSINLPLVSLDRQISKTIPFIASDNYQGGVLATRLLLRKQCRSIAYLSGNLRLNLLAKQRHDAFLEQVSGQDVEYTVRQTDLNGFKYKDYEKLVSSLFQERPELDGVFASSDMLAMQVLKQCRRLGRAVPEQVKVVGYDGIAALEAEDLTTIVQPIKQMGELAVQYLLQQIAGEPVPLETILPVRLSERGTT from the coding sequence ATGACTGTAACGATCAAAGATGTCGCAGAGAAGGCAGGCGTGTCCGTCACTACTGTCTCCCGTGTGCTTAATAACCGGGGGTATCTGAGCGAGCAGCTGAAGCACAAGGTAAACAGCGCCATGGAGGAGCTGAATTACCATCCAAGCGAGGTAGCCCGCTCCTTGCTGCGCAAGAAGTCTAATATTATTGGACTGATTCTGCCCGATATCTCTCATCCGTTCTTCGGAGAGGTCACGAAGCATATTGAGGCTTATGCCTACGAGCAAGGCTACAAGCTCATGCTGTGCAATTCCCTGCATCATAAGAAAAAAGAAAAGGAATACATCGATTTGCTGCGGGCCAGCCGGGTCGACGGCATCATTATGGGCAGCCATACAATGAGCGTTAACGATTACAAGTCGATCAACCTGCCGCTGGTGTCGTTGGACCGGCAGATCTCGAAGACGATCCCGTTCATTGCCTCCGATAACTATCAGGGCGGCGTACTGGCTACCCGGTTGCTGCTGCGCAAACAATGCCGGAGCATCGCCTATCTAAGCGGGAATCTGCGCCTGAATCTGCTGGCCAAGCAAAGGCATGACGCCTTCCTGGAGCAGGTCAGCGGACAAGATGTTGAATATACCGTGCGGCAGACCGATCTGAACGGCTTCAAATACAAGGATTACGAGAAGCTGGTCAGCAGCCTCTTTCAGGAGCGTCCGGAGCTGGACGGGGTATTTGCCAGCAGCGATATGCTGGCGATGCAGGTGCTGAAGCAGTGCAGACGGCTGGGCAGGGCGGTGCCGGAGCAGGTCAAGGTTGTAGGCTACGACGGCATTGCGGCCCTGGAGGCCGAGGATCTGACGACTATCGTTCAGCCGATCAAGCAGATGGGCGAGCTGGCCGTGCAATATCTGCTGCAGCAGATTGCCGGGGAGCCGGTCCCGCTGGAGACGATTCTACCTGTCCGGTTGTCCGAGAGGGGAACCACTTAA
- a CDS encoding LacI family DNA-binding transcriptional regulator has product MANLKDVAKQAGLSVNTVSRVLNNRGYISEKTKEKVYRVMKEMNYQPNEMARALFRKKSNMIGLIIPTISHPFFAELTSYLEYYADLKGYKLLLCNSNRDVQKEVEYIGMLAKNQADAIIMGSAVLDVQHYLHLDLPVVSFDRVISDDIPVVTSDNLEGGRLAARLLISKGCKHPVHIYRGIDGPQHHFMLASLRRQGYEEELERAGLAPVNLQLEVQDGSYTGGDTAIAAYLQEHPEIDGVFASSDVIAAEVIHACNLLDKPIPSAMRIVGYDDVQLASLISPRLSTIRQPVQAMSEAIIDQVIQQIEGQAVPKVNTFPVTVIERGTT; this is encoded by the coding sequence ATGGCGAATCTGAAGGATGTCGCGAAGCAGGCGGGGCTGTCGGTCAATACCGTGTCCCGGGTGCTTAACAATAGAGGGTATATCAGTGAGAAGACCAAGGAGAAGGTCTACCGGGTGATGAAGGAAATGAACTATCAGCCGAATGAGATGGCCCGGGCCTTATTCCGTAAGAAGTCCAATATGATCGGGCTGATTATCCCGACGATTTCCCATCCGTTTTTTGCAGAGTTAACCAGCTATCTTGAATACTACGCAGACCTGAAGGGCTACAAGCTCCTGCTGTGCAATTCCAACCGCGATGTGCAGAAGGAAGTGGAATACATCGGGATGCTGGCCAAAAATCAGGCCGATGCCATTATCATGGGCAGTGCCGTACTGGATGTTCAGCATTATCTGCATCTCGATCTGCCGGTTGTCTCCTTCGACCGGGTGATCTCGGACGATATTCCGGTGGTCACCTCGGATAATCTCGAGGGCGGGCGGCTTGCGGCCCGGCTATTAATCTCTAAGGGCTGTAAGCATCCTGTCCATATCTACCGGGGGATTGACGGTCCTCAGCATCACTTCATGCTGGCCAGCCTGAGAAGGCAGGGCTATGAAGAGGAGCTGGAGCGGGCGGGACTTGCGCCGGTGAACCTGCAGCTTGAAGTGCAGGACGGCAGCTACACTGGGGGCGACACGGCGATTGCCGCATACCTTCAGGAGCATCCTGAAATCGACGGGGTGTTCGCCAGCAGTGACGTGATTGCCGCCGAGGTCATTCATGCCTGCAACCTGCTGGATAAGCCGATTCCTTCAGCGATGCGTATCGTGGGCTATGACGATGTACAGCTCGCCTCACTGATCTCGCCGCGGCTAAGCACCATCCGGCAGCCGGTTCAAGCGATGAGCGAAGCCATTATCGATCAGGTTATTCAGCAAATTGAAGGCCAGGCGGTGCCGAAGGTGAATACTTTTCCGGTAACGGTGATTGAACGCGGCACAACCTGA
- a CDS encoding carbohydrate ABC transporter permease, producing the protein MTNQRIFAGFKTGLLYVLLLAFLTPFLLIIMNSFKSTQQFFESPLSLPTSIHFGNYASAFKNMDFLQGFMNSLIITGVSVAIIIIFSAMTGYLFVRFKWKVNGVIFFLMLASMALPFQVLMIPMVMLYGNMGLLNTKLTLLFMYLGFGVPFGVFTFHGFIKGIPYELEESAFIEGSSTLRTFFSIVLPLLKPVFVTLLVLDVLWIWNDYLLPSLVLLSPDQKTLPLSTYTFFSSYSVDYAPLMAGLIMTIIPVLIIYLFLQKQIIKGITEGALK; encoded by the coding sequence ATGACGAACCAGCGCATTTTCGCCGGATTCAAGACAGGATTGTTGTACGTGCTGCTGCTGGCTTTTTTGACACCATTCCTGCTGATTATCATGAACTCCTTCAAGAGCACCCAGCAATTCTTCGAGAGTCCCTTGTCCTTGCCCACATCGATTCACTTCGGCAATTATGCGAGCGCCTTTAAGAATATGGATTTCCTGCAGGGGTTCATGAATTCCCTGATCATCACGGGAGTGTCTGTTGCGATTATAATTATTTTCTCGGCAATGACCGGTTACCTGTTCGTCCGCTTCAAATGGAAGGTGAATGGCGTGATCTTCTTCCTGATGCTGGCCTCGATGGCGCTTCCGTTCCAGGTGCTCATGATTCCTATGGTGATGCTGTACGGGAATATGGGGCTGCTGAATACCAAGCTGACGCTGCTGTTCATGTATCTCGGCTTCGGGGTGCCGTTCGGCGTCTTCACCTTCCACGGCTTCATCAAGGGGATTCCCTATGAGCTGGAAGAGTCGGCTTTTATCGAGGGAAGCTCTACGCTGCGGACGTTCTTCAGCATTGTTCTGCCCTTACTGAAGCCGGTGTTCGTAACGCTGCTGGTGCTGGATGTGCTCTGGATCTGGAATGACTATCTCCTGCCCAGCCTTGTGCTGCTGTCGCCCGACCAGAAGACTCTGCCGCTGTCTACGTACACCTTCTTCTCCTCCTATTCTGTGGACTATGCCCCGCTGATGGCCGGGCTGATCATGACCATTATTCCGGTGCTGATCATCTACCTCTTCCTGCAAAAGCAGATCATCAAGGGAATCACGGAGGGTGCGCTGAAATAA
- a CDS encoding sugar ABC transporter permease: MNKKLSLRNAGTFLVFGGPSILAFTAVVIIPFIVGLYLTFTNWDVRTGDSSLIGFANYVEVFRDKVFLNQLWFTLKYVFFTVVIANLFAFFIALALSRGGKGEQWLRTGFFTPNLVGGIVLGYLWQTLFSQVLPYLGNKYGWSLFQTSWLTDTGTAFWALIIATAWQLVGYLMIIYIAGFTSVPGDVLEAASIDGAGRASVIRKIILPLTVPAIVICIFISLSRSFLTYDINLALTKGGPFNSTELATYHIVQKAFLSNQYGVGQAEAVVLFAVVAVIALTQSYLLKKLEVES, encoded by the coding sequence ATGAATAAAAAGTTATCACTAAGGAACGCAGGGACCTTTCTGGTCTTTGGCGGTCCTTCTATCCTGGCTTTTACCGCCGTTGTGATCATACCGTTCATTGTCGGCTTATATTTGACCTTCACGAACTGGGATGTGCGGACAGGGGACAGCAGCCTGATCGGGTTCGCGAATTATGTCGAGGTATTCCGGGATAAGGTCTTCCTGAACCAATTGTGGTTCACCCTGAAGTATGTATTCTTCACCGTGGTGATTGCCAATCTGTTCGCCTTCTTCATTGCGCTGGCCTTATCGCGGGGCGGGAAGGGTGAGCAATGGCTGCGCACCGGCTTCTTCACCCCCAATCTGGTCGGCGGGATCGTACTTGGCTATCTGTGGCAGACCTTATTCTCGCAGGTGCTGCCTTACCTGGGCAACAAATACGGCTGGTCACTGTTCCAGACCTCCTGGTTGACGGACACAGGAACCGCCTTCTGGGCGCTGATTATTGCGACCGCCTGGCAGCTTGTCGGGTATCTGATGATCATCTACATCGCCGGATTCACCAGCGTTCCGGGAGATGTGCTGGAGGCAGCGAGCATTGACGGAGCGGGCCGGGCTTCGGTCATCCGCAAAATTATTCTGCCGCTTACCGTTCCGGCGATTGTCATCTGTATTTTCATTTCACTGTCCCGCTCCTTCCTGACGTATGACATCAACCTGGCCTTAACCAAGGGCGGGCCGTTCAATTCAACCGAGCTGGCTACCTACCATATCGTGCAAAAGGCCTTCCTGTCCAATCAATACGGGGTCGGCCAGGCCGAAGCTGTGGTCCTGTTCGCCGTTGTGGCGGTGATTGCACTGACGCAATCCTATCTGCTCAAGAAGCTGGAGGTGGAATCCTAA